CGAGAACATAATTTTAGAAAAAGAAGAAAATATTGCAGTTATTACCTTCAACCGTCCCGAGGCTATGAATGCCCTCAATATCCAGACACGGGCAGAGTTTAGGGATGCAGTCAAGGATGTAGAAGAGGATGATGCCATAAAGGTATTGATCCTGACAGGTTCAGGAAAAGCGTTTGTTGCAGGTTCCGACATAAAAGAGTTTCATGCCACAACCTCCTATGCAGCACATAATATTATTCGTTTAGGCTCCATTGTGGAGAGACTTGGCAAACCTGTCATCGCAGCAGTTAACGGCTTCTGCCTTGGCGGTGGCTGCGAGATTGCCATGGCCTGTGATCTTATTATTGCCTCGGAAAAGGCTAAATTCGGTCAGCCTGAAATTAATCTTGGCATCATTCCAGGAGGCGGAGGCACCCAGCGCCTGCAGCGTCTGATTGGGGTTTGCAGAGCAAAGGAA
The nucleotide sequence above comes from Desulfobulbaceae bacterium. Encoded proteins:
- a CDS encoding enoyl-CoA hydratase/isomerase family protein; translation: MTYENIILEKEENIAVITFNRPEAMNALNIQTRAEFRDAVKDVEEDDAIKVLILTGSGKAFVAGSDIKEFHATTSYAAHNIIRLGSIVERLGKPVIAAVNGFCLGGGCEIAMACDLIIASEKAKFGQPEINLGIIPGGGGTQRLQRLIGVCRAKELIFTGDIIKADEADRIGLVNRVVSMDQLMPTAKEIAAKIATKSAAALKLAKQAINKGMQTSLQDGLDYEYEMYALSLSLEDKTEGVNAFLEKRSPKFVGR